The Clostridia bacterium DNA window ACAGGGTTTATGCCTTCCAGTTCAGGTACTGTAAAGGTATGTGGCTATGATATCATGGAAAATCCTAAGGAAGTAAAAAAACGTATAGGGTATTTACCTGAACATCCACCTCTTTATGTGGATATGACTGTTAAGGATTATCTGAATTTCGTATGTGATTTGAAAATGGTTGACAAAAAACTGAAGAGGAATCAGCTAAACGACATAATGGAGTTGACTAAAATCACCCATGTAAAGGACAGGCTTATCAAAAACCTTTCAAAGGGTTACAAGCAGAGGGTGGGTCTGGCGCAGTCACTTGTCGGAAGTCCTGAAGTTCTTATATTGGACGAGCCTACAGTAGGTCTCGATCCAAAACAGATTATAGAAATAAGGAAGCTTATAAAAGCTCTCGGCAAGGAACACACAATTATACTAAGTTCACACATACTTCCTGAAGTAAGTGCGGTTTGTGAGCGTGTAGTTATTATAAATAAAGGACAGATTGTTGCAATAGACACTCCTGAGAATCTTTCAAAAGGATTTGGGTCAGCTTCAAAGCTTTCAGTTACAGTTGCAGGTCCTAAGAGTTCAGTTGAGGGCTATATTAGGGAAATCTATGGTGTTAAGTATGTAGAAGCACATATTGAAAAGGAAAAGGATGTTGTCAGCTATGTTGTAGAGTCGGATAAGGAGCTTGATATAAGGCGCCCACTGTTCTTTGCAATGGCTAAAGCCGGCTATCCTATTATTGAATTGAAATCGATGGATATGACACTTGAGGATATATTCCTGCAGTTAACGACTGAAGAAAAGGAGGTTGGATAATATGCTGGCCATATTTAAAAGAGAAGTTAAAGCGTATTTTTATTCACCTGTAGCTTATGTTCTGGCAGGTTTCTTCATACTGCTGTCTTCCATATTCTTTTTATCAAATCTTGGTGCGCAGATGGCAGATTTCAACTGGAACCTCTCAAATATGACGGTACTGTTATTGTTTATTATACCGATTTTAACCATGAGAATTCTTGCAGAAGATAGAAAGAACGGTACTGAAGTACTTTTAGTAACTTCACCTTCCAGTCTGACAGGTATAGTAGTCGGGAAGTATCTTGCAAGTTTGGTTGTATTTTTGGCAATGGTGGGTTTGACTTTTATATATCAGATAATATTGTTTTCTTTTGGGAAGCCTGATGTGCCCCCTTTGATAGGAGGATATATCGGTTTTATACTCCTTGGTGCAGCTATGGTTGCGGTAGGTGTCTTTGCATCTTCTCTGACTGAAAACCAGGTAATATCTGCTGTGGTAGGCTTTGTAAGTTTATTGATAATGTGGCTTGTTGATGGTGTTGCAAGCTTTGTCGGGGGTATACCGGCTAAGATCCTAAGCTGGTTCTCAATTCTGTCAAGATTTGATGATTTCAGCAAGGGCATCCTGAAACTAAGTCCTATAGTATACTATATAAGCTTTATAGCCGTATTTTTGTTTTTGACTATAAGAATAATAGATAAAAGACGCTGGAGTCAGGGGTGATAAAAATGGAGAATAATAAGGGATTTTTTAAAAACCTTTTGCAAAGCAGGAGTCTCAGGTACGGATCAAATTCTTTAATACTTATTGCAATAGTAGTTGCCATTGCAGTATTTGTTAACGTACTTGTTGGAATGGCGGATTTAAAGCTTGACTTAACGCCAAATAAACTATTTTCAGTCAGTGATACTACAAAAGACATACTTAAAGGTCTGAAAACAGAAGTAACCGTATTGGGTTTGTTTGATGATGAAAAGGTGACTGAGTATAAGGAAATAACTGAACTTTTGAAACAGTATGAAAAGTATGAAAATATTGATATTCAATATAAGGACCCGGATAAGAATCCCGGTCTAATAAGTGACCTTGATCCTGAAAATGTTAAGAAGATTTCAAGAAATGATTTTGTAGTTAAGAGCGGCAAAAAGATGAAGGTTATATCAACCTATGACCTTTTTGAATACCAGATGAACCAGGACTACAGCCAGAGTAAGGTAGGAACAAAAGCTGAACAGGCATTTACCAGTGCAATCAAGTATGTTACTGCCGAAAAAACTCCTACTGTCTATTTCATGGAAGGCCATAATGAGGCGGATTTTAACAGTGAGTACAGCACAGCAAGGCAGTATATAGAGATGAACAACTTTGAAGTGAAGTCTTTGAACCTTATCACAAGTGAAAAGGTTCCTGAGGATGCAGAAATACTGATAGCACTATCACCGAAGAGCGACCTGGCAACTCCAGAGGCTGATAAAGTTAGGGAATACCTTAAAAATGGCGGAAAAGCAATTTTTATGATAGATCCGGTGGAAAAAGCCGGGCAATTTACTCAGTTTGACAGCATATTGAGTGATTTTAATGTGGCATTGAACTATGACAAGGTAAAAGAAAATGACGCCGACAGACATATCAAAGGTGATGCAACTGCAATAGTTCCAGATGTTCAGTCAAATGCCATCACTTCTAATATCGGACCTGAAAACCTGGTTATGCTTATGCCAAAAGCAAGAAGTATCAATGTATTAAAGAACCAGAAGGAATATATTACTACTACTTCACTTATTAAGTCAAGTAAGAAGGCAGAAGGAGAACTTATTGACAAGTCGCAGGGCGAAAACCTTCAAGGACCTTTGGATTTAGCTGTTGCAGTAGAGAATAAAGGCAATGCCAAAACAAGTAAAATCATCGTAATGGGTAACAGCTTATATATGAGTGATTCAGTATTCAGCCAGGGGATACAGGGGGGGATGCTATTCTTCCTGAATTCTATAAACTGGATGTCTGAAATCAAGGATGACACTATGATACAGCCAAAAACATACGATTCTCAGAAACTTGAGATGACTGCTGCACAGTCAAATATATCAGCTGTTGTGGTATTAGTTATATTCCCGTTGCTTATACTTGGACTTGGTACCTTCGTATGGCTTAGGAGGAGGCATCTGTAATGAAACTTTATAGGAATGCTATTATCCTTGTGGTAGTATTAGGGTTATTAATAGGTGCATATGTGATACTGAAAAATAAAGAGGGCAGCAGTGATACTGCACAAGCCGGTACTACAGAGACTAAGGAAATAGAAATCATTAATATAGGCTCGGAAAAAGCTAAGGAGATTACGATCGAAGGTAAAGACGGTAAACTGGTGTTGGAAAAAAAGGATAAAGAATGGGTACTCGTACAAGCCGGAGATATAAAAACTGACAAAACTCTTTTAGAAGGCCTGGTTTCTGATGCTGCATCCTTGAAGGCTGATAAGGTAGTAGAGGAGAAGGCTGCAGACCTGAGCAAATATGGACTGAGCAGTCCCAGTGTAATTGTCAGTGTCAAGGCTGGTGATGGAACTGTAAAAGTCTTTGAACTGGGTAATCAGACTCCTCTCAAAGACGGCTATTATGTAAGACTGAAAGATAGTGACAAGGTTTATACTATAGGATCCTAT harbors:
- a CDS encoding ABC transporter permease, which translates into the protein MLAIFKREVKAYFYSPVAYVLAGFFILLSSIFFLSNLGAQMADFNWNLSNMTVLLLFIIPILTMRILAEDRKNGTEVLLVTSPSSLTGIVVGKYLASLVVFLAMVGLTFIYQIILFSFGKPDVPPLIGGYIGFILLGAAMVAVGVFASSLTENQVISAVVGFVSLLIMWLVDGVASFVGGIPAKILSWFSILSRFDDFSKGILKLSPIVYYISFIAVFLFLTIRIIDKRRWSQG
- a CDS encoding ABC transporter ATP-binding protein, with amino-acid sequence MIEIQNLTKNYGQIKAVNNINFTVEKGEILGFLGPNGAGKSTTMNMITGFMPSSSGTVKVCGYDIMENPKEVKKRIGYLPEHPPLYVDMTVKDYLNFVCDLKMVDKKLKRNQLNDIMELTKITHVKDRLIKNLSKGYKQRVGLAQSLVGSPEVLILDEPTVGLDPKQIIEIRKLIKALGKEHTIILSSHILPEVSAVCERVVIINKGQIVAIDTPENLSKGFGSASKLSVTVAGPKSSVEGYIREIYGVKYVEAHIEKEKDVVSYVVESDKELDIRRPLFFAMAKAGYPIIELKSMDMTLEDIFLQLTTEEKEVG
- a CDS encoding Gldg family protein, producing the protein MENNKGFFKNLLQSRSLRYGSNSLILIAIVVAIAVFVNVLVGMADLKLDLTPNKLFSVSDTTKDILKGLKTEVTVLGLFDDEKVTEYKEITELLKQYEKYENIDIQYKDPDKNPGLISDLDPENVKKISRNDFVVKSGKKMKVISTYDLFEYQMNQDYSQSKVGTKAEQAFTSAIKYVTAEKTPTVYFMEGHNEADFNSEYSTARQYIEMNNFEVKSLNLITSEKVPEDAEILIALSPKSDLATPEADKVREYLKNGGKAIFMIDPVEKAGQFTQFDSILSDFNVALNYDKVKENDADRHIKGDATAIVPDVQSNAITSNIGPENLVMLMPKARSINVLKNQKEYITTTSLIKSSKKAEGELIDKSQGENLQGPLDLAVAVENKGNAKTSKIIVMGNSLYMSDSVFSQGIQGGMLFFLNSINWMSEIKDDTMIQPKTYDSQKLEMTAAQSNISAVVVLVIFPLLILGLGTFVWLRRRHL